The Candidatus Koribacter versatilis Ellin345 genome has a segment encoding these proteins:
- a CDS encoding hemerythrin domain-containing protein, which translates to MLHGIKSLNPTTKNETAVDLLVGCHDRIRNFTSVVRKLAHAEGSTLEEISTAASSAHRYFTVSLPLHEADEEESLRPRLRENGSAEIVAALNAMTHQHHGIDDLVERLIPILVLLSSNPAKLPEVHGEMCSLSKALDEVFRGHLDLEETVLFPAVSNRLSPVEQGAMLAEMKQRRKQG; encoded by the coding sequence ATGCTGCACGGAATTAAGTCGCTCAATCCCACGACGAAGAATGAAACCGCGGTGGACCTGCTGGTCGGGTGCCACGATCGCATTCGTAATTTCACCTCGGTGGTGCGGAAGCTCGCGCACGCAGAGGGATCAACGCTGGAAGAGATCAGCACCGCCGCGTCATCGGCACACCGCTACTTCACCGTCTCGCTGCCATTGCACGAGGCCGACGAAGAAGAGAGCTTACGGCCACGATTGCGAGAGAACGGCAGTGCGGAGATTGTCGCCGCTCTGAATGCGATGACGCACCAGCATCACGGGATCGACGACCTCGTGGAACGGCTGATTCCCATCCTGGTATTGCTCTCGAGCAATCCCGCGAAGCTGCCCGAAGTCCATGGCGAGATGTGCAGCCTATCGAAGGCGCTGGATGAGGTATTCCGAGGTCACCTCGACCTCGAGGAAACCGTGCTGTTCCCAGCGGTATCGAACCGCTTGAGCCCGGTGGAGCAGGGTGCGATGTTGGCCGAGATGAAACAGCGCCGAAAACAGGGCTGA
- a CDS encoding LysM peptidoglycan-binding domain-containing protein has translation MRIRSFWSLCLLGAMIITTACETDNPKKAATTPPPQATAPTLATPQSDAAPATAPVATAAPAGDSVTELIAKAEKEFKAGQSNYAAGHLEAAKDNFDQAFKTMLSSNLDVHSDERLENEFDKIVESVHELELQALKEGDGFTEQKSEPAPIDEANEVTFPVDPNIKAQALAEIRQTRSDLPLVMNDQIAGYISYFSSRAKGTLANGMARSGMYREMIQRVLKEEGVPQDLIYLAQAESGFRPLALSRAGARGMWQFMASRGGQYGLDRNWWVDDRQDPEKATRAAARHLKDLYHMFGDWYLAMAAYNSGPLTVQRAVQRTGYADFWELYKRGVLPGETKNYVPIIIAITIMSKNPAQYGLTEVQFDAAIQGDSVTIDYPVDLRLVAECVDGSVSTLQELNPSLLRMTTPKDQSFTLHVPTGTKDKFEQNIAAIPLEKRVLWRFHRVQPGDTLASIAHKYHVSSDAIAEANDLPDEEVRTDAKLIIPVASSKGSQSASNEGGGYSKKPVSYKVRKGDTIASIADDFGVPADKIRRWNHISGDSVKQGRVLHIYKPTGDEEEASSTRSRSSSKKAAPELSSKSQAKSSDEKKQSAMHHTVKRGETLSSIANQYNTTVAELKKYNPNTSKLRPGDVLVIRR, from the coding sequence ATGAGAATTCGTAGCTTCTGGTCGCTGTGCCTGCTGGGCGCAATGATCATCACCACGGCGTGCGAGACCGACAACCCGAAGAAGGCTGCTACCACTCCACCTCCGCAGGCGACGGCACCTACACTGGCGACACCGCAGAGCGATGCGGCACCGGCAACTGCGCCGGTAGCGACTGCCGCGCCTGCGGGAGATTCAGTCACAGAGCTGATCGCGAAGGCCGAGAAGGAGTTCAAGGCCGGGCAGTCGAATTACGCTGCCGGGCATCTTGAAGCCGCGAAGGACAATTTCGACCAGGCCTTCAAGACGATGTTGTCGAGCAATCTCGATGTGCATTCGGATGAGCGGCTCGAGAACGAGTTCGACAAGATTGTGGAGTCCGTCCACGAGCTTGAGTTGCAGGCGCTGAAAGAGGGTGACGGCTTCACCGAACAGAAGTCGGAACCGGCCCCGATTGACGAGGCCAACGAAGTCACCTTCCCGGTTGATCCCAACATCAAGGCGCAGGCATTGGCGGAGATCCGGCAGACGCGTTCCGATTTGCCGCTGGTAATGAACGACCAGATCGCGGGTTACATCTCGTACTTCTCTTCGCGCGCGAAGGGCACGCTGGCGAATGGGATGGCGCGCTCGGGAATGTATCGCGAGATGATCCAGCGCGTGTTGAAAGAAGAAGGCGTGCCGCAGGATTTGATCTATCTCGCGCAGGCGGAGTCGGGGTTCCGGCCGCTGGCGCTCTCACGCGCGGGAGCTCGCGGAATGTGGCAGTTCATGGCTTCACGCGGGGGCCAATACGGACTGGATCGCAACTGGTGGGTGGATGATCGCCAGGATCCGGAAAAAGCCACGCGCGCAGCGGCACGGCATTTGAAAGATCTCTACCACATGTTCGGCGACTGGTATCTCGCGATGGCTGCGTATAACAGCGGTCCGCTGACGGTACAACGCGCGGTACAACGCACGGGCTACGCGGACTTCTGGGAGTTGTATAAGCGCGGCGTGCTGCCGGGTGAGACCAAGAACTATGTGCCGATCATCATCGCGATCACGATCATGTCGAAGAACCCGGCGCAGTATGGGCTCACCGAGGTGCAGTTCGATGCGGCGATCCAGGGCGATTCGGTGACGATTGATTATCCGGTGGATTTGCGACTGGTCGCGGAATGCGTGGACGGTTCGGTGAGCACGTTGCAGGAACTGAATCCGAGCCTGTTGCGCATGACCACGCCGAAAGACCAATCGTTCACACTGCACGTGCCGACGGGGACGAAAGACAAGTTCGAGCAGAACATCGCAGCGATCCCGCTGGAGAAGCGCGTGCTGTGGCGCTTCCATCGCGTGCAGCCCGGAGACACGCTGGCGTCGATCGCGCACAAGTATCACGTGAGCAGCGATGCCATCGCGGAAGCGAACGATCTTCCTGATGAAGAAGTACGCACCGATGCCAAGCTGATTATTCCGGTGGCATCGAGCAAAGGTTCGCAGAGCGCGTCGAATGAAGGCGGCGGATATTCGAAGAAGCCGGTGTCGTACAAAGTGCGTAAGGGCGACACGATTGCTTCGATCGCGGATGACTTCGGAGTTCCTGCCGACAAGATTCGACGGTGGAACCACATCAGCGGCGACTCGGTGAAACAAGGTCGCGTGTTGCACATCTACAAGCCGACAGGCGATGAAGAAGAGGCGAGTTCGACGCGTTCACGCTCGTCGTCAAAGAAAGCTGCGCCGGAGTTGTCGAGCAAATCACAGGCGAAATCGAGTGACGAAAAAAAGCAGAGCGCGATGCATCACACCGTGAAACGTGGTGAGACTCTGAGCAGCATCGCGAACCAATACAACACCACGGTTGCGGAGTTGAAGAAGTACAATCCCAACACTTCGAAGCTGCGCCCGGGCGATGTACTAGTGATCAGACGATAA
- a CDS encoding isoaspartyl peptidase/L-asparaginase, whose translation MNASPVLLVHGGAWAIPDDAVEAHERGVRAAAETGWRVLEKGGSALDAVEEAIVAMEDDETFDAGRGSFLNEDGRVQLDALMMDGATLQAGGVGCVERLMNPIRAARKVLSDSPHIYFVGEGAERFAEEHGIALCANEELIIERELVRWKDAKKQQFLKVPSEFAGPGMDTHDTVGAVALDAQGNIAAGTSTGGTLNKAAGRVGDSSLIGCGGYADNLSAAVSVTGWGEPMMKLVLSKWAADRVEMGDAPQTVATAAIERLYTRLNGHGGIILLDSKGRIGLAHNTPRMAWAWKRPNAQESGVVVAGS comes from the coding sequence GTGAATGCTTCTCCGGTTCTTCTCGTGCATGGCGGCGCCTGGGCGATTCCTGATGATGCGGTGGAGGCCCATGAGCGCGGAGTGCGCGCGGCGGCCGAAACTGGATGGCGCGTTCTGGAGAAGGGCGGGTCGGCGCTGGACGCAGTGGAAGAGGCGATCGTCGCGATGGAAGACGACGAGACGTTTGACGCAGGGCGTGGATCGTTTCTCAACGAAGACGGACGCGTGCAACTCGATGCGCTGATGATGGATGGGGCGACGCTGCAGGCCGGCGGTGTGGGGTGCGTGGAGCGGTTGATGAATCCGATCCGCGCGGCGCGCAAGGTGCTTTCTGACTCGCCGCATATTTATTTCGTCGGCGAAGGCGCGGAGCGGTTTGCGGAGGAGCATGGCATCGCGCTGTGCGCGAATGAAGAGCTGATCATCGAGCGCGAACTCGTACGCTGGAAAGATGCGAAGAAGCAGCAGTTTCTGAAAGTGCCGTCCGAGTTTGCCGGCCCGGGAATGGATACCCACGACACGGTGGGTGCGGTGGCGCTCGATGCACAAGGCAACATTGCGGCGGGAACTTCGACCGGCGGCACACTCAATAAAGCTGCGGGACGGGTCGGCGATTCGTCGCTCATTGGCTGCGGCGGTTACGCCGACAATCTCAGCGCCGCGGTTTCCGTTACGGGATGGGGCGAACCGATGATGAAGCTGGTGCTGAGCAAGTGGGCGGCAGACCGCGTGGAGATGGGCGATGCTCCGCAGACCGTCGCCACCGCCGCGATCGAGCGTCTCTACACGCGACTCAACGGACATGGCGGCATTATCTTGCTCGATTCGAAGGGGCGCATTGGGCTGGCGCACAATACGCCGCGCATGGCGTGGGCCTGGAAGCGGCCGAACGCGCAAGAATCCGGCGTGGTCGTCGCGGGTTCGTAG
- a CDS encoding CDP-alcohol phosphatidyltransferase family protein, with product MTWTNAVGKACGSLLYKIVDGLSLTRINPNVLTFLGLVINIVAAVFFGYARIENQQRMFFYAGLVIFGAGIFDMVDGRVARATNQVTIFGGFFDSVIDRYSDVALFFGLLVYYARANRFLYVVLAAFVMVSSVMVSYTRARAESLIESCKVGFMERPERIVLIIIGALFNKMAPVLWVAAVISTVTVIHRVVYTYQQSAILQAAVAKSHEQSSAAETSPVRG from the coding sequence ATGACGTGGACCAATGCGGTTGGTAAGGCGTGCGGCTCCCTGCTGTACAAGATTGTGGACGGGCTGTCGCTAACGCGGATCAACCCGAACGTCCTCACCTTCCTGGGCTTGGTCATCAATATCGTTGCCGCGGTTTTCTTCGGCTATGCCCGCATCGAGAACCAGCAACGCATGTTCTTCTACGCCGGGCTGGTGATTTTCGGCGCTGGAATCTTCGACATGGTGGATGGGCGTGTCGCTCGCGCCACCAACCAAGTCACCATCTTTGGCGGATTCTTCGACTCGGTTATTGATCGTTACTCCGATGTGGCGCTGTTCTTTGGACTTCTGGTGTATTACGCGCGCGCGAACCGGTTCCTCTACGTGGTGCTTGCGGCGTTTGTGATGGTGAGTTCGGTGATGGTCAGCTATACGCGCGCCCGCGCGGAGTCGCTGATCGAGAGCTGTAAGGTCGGCTTTATGGAGCGACCCGAACGCATTGTGCTGATCATTATTGGTGCGCTGTTCAACAAGATGGCGCCCGTGTTGTGGGTCGCGGCCGTGATCTCGACAGTGACCGTGATTCATCGCGTTGTGTACACGTATCAGCAGAGCGCGATTTTGCAGGCGGCGGTGGCGAAGTCGCACGAACAGAGCAGTGCGGCGGAAACAAGCCCGGTGCGGGGATAA
- a CDS encoding GreA/GreB family elongation factor, whose translation MTDHIRQKLQQEIEVLEHELQHELPAELKKAVAMGDLSENAEYHMAKQRQEFVRARLGQMKRRMAELSLVNMANIPKDRAAIGSTLKVHDLTKDEKIDYKLVTSEESDVSKGLISTTSPIGRALLNKREGDVVEVVTPAGKRELEILKLTTIHDEA comes from the coding sequence ATGACGGACCACATTAGGCAGAAGCTCCAACAGGAGATTGAAGTCCTGGAGCACGAGCTCCAGCATGAACTCCCGGCGGAACTGAAGAAAGCTGTTGCCATGGGTGACCTCAGCGAAAACGCCGAGTATCACATGGCCAAGCAACGGCAGGAGTTCGTGCGGGCCCGCCTTGGACAGATGAAGCGGCGTATGGCTGAGCTTTCGTTGGTCAACATGGCGAACATCCCGAAGGACCGCGCCGCGATCGGTTCGACGCTGAAGGTCCACGACCTAACGAAGGACGAGAAGATCGATTACAAGCTGGTGACCAGCGAAGAGTCCGATGTGAGCAAGGGACTTATCTCTACGACTTCGCCGATCGGCCGCGCCTTGCTCAACAAGCGGGAAGGCGATGTGGTCGAAGTGGTAACCCCGGCCGGAAAGCGCGAACTCGAAATCCTGAAGCTCACCACCATTCACGACGAAGCATGA
- a CDS encoding CarD family transcriptional regulator has product MNNTLSFIVGDKVVYPNHGVGIIEQISSRTIGAAVQKCYWLKIKASSLRVMVPFDSVHLVGLRRVVRNGEITKIIEYLSDGKCESNHDWKDRFKENSDKMRTGSLMEVAGVLKSLLLLGQSKPLSFREKKMLERARYLLVSELAMAKSCEEPEVEELLGRALQKCKLRFPEASSIAEA; this is encoded by the coding sequence ATGAATAACACTCTTAGCTTTATCGTCGGCGACAAGGTCGTTTATCCGAACCATGGCGTCGGAATCATCGAGCAGATCAGCAGCCGGACTATTGGGGCCGCCGTTCAGAAATGCTATTGGCTCAAAATCAAGGCCAGCAGTTTACGTGTCATGGTTCCCTTTGATAGCGTGCACCTCGTCGGGCTCCGCCGGGTCGTTCGCAATGGCGAAATCACCAAGATCATCGAGTACCTCTCCGACGGTAAGTGCGAGAGCAATCACGACTGGAAAGACCGCTTCAAAGAAAACTCCGACAAGATGCGTACCGGCTCTCTCATGGAAGTCGCCGGCGTCTTGAAGAGCCTTCTACTTCTCGGCCAATCCAAGCCCCTATCGTTCCGCGAAAAGAAGATGCTGGAGCGTGCCCGCTACCTGCTGGTCAGCGAACTCGCTATGGCCAAGAGCTGCGAAGAGCCGGAAGTGGAAGAACTGCTCGGCCGGGCGTTGCAGAAATGCAAACTGCGCTTCCCGGAAGCCAGCTCGATCGCCGAAGCATAA
- a CDS encoding AI-2E family transporter — protein MEDDPIDFAPQTEDGVPEIPQVALDRSTAEELELRKMQKTQTTCLFILALATGLGLAYVAKMVLVVLFVSILVAFVLAPVVDFGVRFGVPRSLASLFAVFLLIGVIYGITFMSYSKGVDFMQDLPKYSRRIREVGQRWERRAEAFRRSTQDIVPQSEDDKRAVTIRQQSSLSDTVTTALGSVGEIFFTISFIPFLAFFMLSWQEHVRSATVMLFKMENRNTAYVTLGLMSSMIRSFLVGNLLVGLFVSVVSMIIFGLLGVPFFYFVGFISGYLSMVPYLGIVLALIPPVITGMGVMSLEKLVVIIVSILSLHLFAMNVLYPKVLGKRLQLNPLTVTIALLFWGWLWGAMGLILAIPVTAAIKIVLDHVEGFEGYGQWMGE, from the coding sequence ATGGAAGACGATCCCATCGATTTTGCGCCTCAGACCGAAGATGGCGTTCCTGAAATCCCGCAGGTGGCGTTGGACCGTTCGACAGCCGAAGAACTCGAACTGCGCAAGATGCAGAAGACGCAGACGACGTGCCTCTTCATTCTCGCGCTCGCCACCGGTCTTGGACTCGCGTACGTGGCGAAGATGGTGCTGGTGGTGCTGTTCGTTTCGATCCTGGTGGCGTTCGTGCTCGCGCCCGTGGTCGATTTCGGCGTCCGCTTTGGCGTTCCGCGGTCGCTGGCTTCGTTGTTCGCAGTTTTCCTCTTGATCGGTGTGATCTACGGCATCACGTTCATGTCGTACAGCAAAGGCGTGGACTTCATGCAGGACCTGCCCAAGTACAGCCGGCGCATACGTGAGGTTGGCCAGCGATGGGAACGGCGGGCGGAAGCATTTCGGAGGAGTACCCAGGATATCGTTCCGCAATCGGAAGATGACAAGAGGGCGGTTACTATCCGCCAGCAGTCGAGCCTGTCCGACACAGTTACAACCGCTCTCGGCTCCGTGGGCGAAATCTTCTTCACCATCAGCTTTATTCCGTTCCTTGCGTTTTTCATGTTGAGTTGGCAGGAGCACGTCAGGTCGGCGACGGTGATGCTGTTCAAGATGGAGAACCGCAACACCGCTTACGTCACGCTGGGGCTGATGTCGAGCATGATCCGAAGTTTTCTGGTCGGGAACCTGCTCGTCGGGCTCTTTGTCAGCGTAGTGAGCATGATCATCTTCGGACTGTTGGGAGTGCCGTTCTTCTACTTCGTGGGCTTCATCAGCGGGTATCTCAGCATGGTGCCGTACTTGGGCATCGTGCTGGCACTCATCCCGCCGGTCATCACCGGAATGGGAGTGATGAGCCTTGAGAAGCTGGTAGTGATCATCGTTTCTATCCTGAGCTTGCACCTGTTCGCGATGAACGTGCTCTACCCGAAGGTGCTCGGGAAACGGCTGCAACTCAATCCGCTGACGGTGACGATCGCGCTGTTGTTCTGGGGTTGGTTGTGGGGCGCGATGGGATTGATCCTCGCGATCCCGGTTACGGCCGCGATCAAGATCGTACTCGACCACGTGGAAGGATTTGAGGGCTACGGGCAGTGGATGGGCGAGTGA
- the ruvX gene encoding Holliday junction resolvase RuvX: MKEPSAVHGRILALDFGTRRIGLAVSDPLGITAQGLQTLLRKNKRTDLAALRSVIEQNEIREIVVGLPLRLSGADSSSTEKAREFAAWLEKEFALPVHMWDERFTSVEANRVLRESEMSIKKRGEAVDRLSAVLILQAFLERRGIDREEPLSS; encoded by the coding sequence ATGAAAGAGCCTTCTGCGGTACATGGGCGCATCCTGGCCCTCGATTTCGGCACCCGCCGCATCGGGCTGGCGGTCTCCGACCCGCTCGGCATCACCGCTCAGGGGCTGCAAACGCTCTTGCGCAAGAACAAACGCACGGATTTGGCCGCGCTTCGGAGCGTGATCGAGCAGAACGAAATCCGCGAGATCGTGGTCGGCCTCCCGCTCCGCCTCAGCGGCGCCGATAGCTCCTCCACCGAAAAAGCCCGCGAATTCGCCGCCTGGTTGGAAAAAGAGTTCGCGTTGCCCGTGCACATGTGGGATGAGCGCTTCACCAGCGTCGAAGCCAACCGCGTCCTGCGCGAAAGCGAAATGAGCATCAAGAAACGTGGCGAAGCCGTAGATCGGCTCTCCGCCGTCCTGATCCTGCAAGCCTTCCTCGAACGCCGCGGCATCGACAGGGAAGAGCCCCTGTCATCCTGA
- the mltG gene encoding endolytic transglycosylase MltG, translating into MRKFFSFVLLLVLAVAGWLAWALYLPVAPSEPKFVLLRPGWTTRHIARELKDNGIIRSDKAFLFMHILRGERSLKAGEYKFDSPANALNVRDRLTRGDIYVRQVTVPEGYNMFDIAQAVEQAGLGTAAEFLNAARQDLFLLKDVDPTAKSLEGYLFPDTYSFTRTMSSHDMATAMVHRFKQEAKALNLDSDVHRVVTMASIVEKETAVPDERPQVASVYYNRLDKNMTLAADPSVIYAALLNNRYRGTIYQSDLQYDSPYNTYKYAGLPPGPIANPGRAALAAAMHPAQTQYLYFVADAQGHHRFAATLDEHNRNVLAYRRAIAAK; encoded by the coding sequence ATGCGAAAGTTCTTCAGCTTCGTGCTTCTCCTCGTCCTCGCCGTCGCGGGATGGCTTGCCTGGGCGCTCTACCTGCCCGTCGCGCCGTCAGAGCCGAAATTCGTGCTGCTGCGTCCCGGCTGGACAACGCGCCATATCGCCCGCGAGCTGAAGGACAACGGCATCATTCGCTCCGACAAAGCGTTCCTCTTCATGCATATCCTGCGCGGCGAGCGCAGCCTGAAGGCCGGCGAATATAAATTCGATAGCCCGGCGAATGCGCTGAACGTCCGTGATCGCCTCACCCGCGGCGACATCTACGTTCGCCAGGTCACGGTCCCCGAGGGCTACAACATGTTCGACATCGCACAGGCGGTCGAACAGGCGGGCCTCGGCACTGCCGCCGAATTCCTCAACGCGGCACGCCAGGATTTGTTCCTGCTCAAAGATGTCGATCCGACAGCGAAATCCCTCGAAGGCTATCTTTTCCCGGACACCTATTCGTTCACGCGCACCATGTCATCGCATGACATGGCCACCGCCATGGTGCATCGCTTCAAGCAGGAGGCGAAGGCACTCAATCTCGACAGCGATGTCCATCGCGTGGTGACGATGGCCTCGATCGTGGAAAAAGAAACCGCAGTTCCCGACGAGCGCCCCCAGGTCGCCAGCGTCTATTACAACCGGCTCGACAAGAACATGACGCTCGCTGCCGACCCGTCGGTGATCTACGCCGCGCTCCTCAATAACCGCTACCGCGGCACCATCTACCAGTCCGACCTGCAGTACGACTCGCCCTACAACACCTATAAGTACGCCGGGCTTCCACCGGGGCCAATCGCCAATCCAGGCCGCGCGGCGCTCGCCGCAGCCATGCATCCGGCGCAAACGCAGTACCTCTATTTCGTCGCCGACGCGCAGGGCCATCACCGTTTCGCAGCAACCCTCGACGAGCACAATCGCAACGTGCTGGCCTACCGGCGGGCAATAGCGGCGAAATAA
- a CDS encoding DUF4292 domain-containing protein has translation MSDAPLKDATREQLVQQLNEEASKINTMNATVDILASTGGSKKGKITEYQEIRGYVLAERPNYLRMIGLLPIVRNKAFDMVTDGDTFKLYIAPKNRFYVGHNQINKPSPNALENLRPQHINDALLLHEIDPKDEIAVLEGSNEIIQDTKTKKDVEQPNYILDVVRHDKETDKWFLARKIYFSRTTLKPYRQVVYDKNGYVATDASYDDFRPADGTEFPYQIRIWRPQEEYTVTLKIVKLDLNKPMTQDQFALEQPPGSTLVNLDNHVHSANGGAGMGK, from the coding sequence ATGAGCGATGCTCCGTTGAAAGACGCGACCCGTGAGCAACTCGTTCAGCAGTTGAACGAAGAAGCCTCCAAGATCAACACGATGAACGCGACGGTCGACATCCTTGCGTCCACCGGCGGATCCAAGAAGGGCAAGATCACCGAGTACCAGGAGATCCGTGGCTACGTCCTCGCCGAGCGCCCGAATTACCTGCGGATGATCGGTCTGCTGCCCATCGTGCGCAACAAGGCCTTCGACATGGTCACGGACGGCGATACCTTCAAGCTCTACATCGCGCCGAAGAACCGCTTCTACGTCGGCCACAACCAGATCAATAAGCCGTCGCCCAACGCTCTCGAAAACCTGCGCCCACAGCACATCAACGACGCGCTTCTGCTCCACGAAATCGACCCGAAGGACGAGATCGCAGTCCTCGAGGGCTCGAACGAGATCATCCAGGACACGAAGACCAAGAAGGACGTCGAGCAGCCCAACTACATTCTCGACGTGGTGCGCCACGACAAGGAAACCGACAAGTGGTTCCTGGCGCGCAAAATCTACTTCAGCCGCACCACGCTGAAGCCGTATCGCCAGGTCGTTTACGACAAGAACGGCTACGTTGCGACCGATGCAAGCTATGACGACTTCCGCCCCGCCGACGGCACGGAATTCCCCTACCAGATCCGCATCTGGCGTCCGCAGGAGGAGTACACGGTAACGCTGAAGATCGTGAAACTCGACCTCAACAAGCCGATGACGCAGGACCAGTTCGCGCTCGAACAGCCACCGGGCTCCACGCTGGTGAACCTCGACAACCATGTCCACAGCGCCAACGGCGGCGCTGGCATGGGGAAATAG
- a CDS encoding ABC transporter permease: MMNRMIVSNLVHRPLRSVISIVAIAIEVTLILLIVGLSVGMLNDSRKRTAGIGADVMVQPPNASALSTFSTASVPIKVAGALEKLPHVIAAVPVVMSTNTSGSIEVIYGIDLTAGSPYNFDNTGRPFRYIAGGPFQGPNDMLVDDYFASDKHVKVGDQLELFNHKFRVSGIVENGKGARKFLPISTLQNLMGVEGKASMFYLRLDNPANADLVVQEIKNTPGLETYTARSLQAFLSMMTVEKLPGFSNFIKVVVGIAMIIGFIVIFQSMYTAVMERTREIGILKSLGANKVYIVRLILRETLTLAVCGIALGIGFSYAARLGIRAKFPLMTVQMTAPWIGYATLIAVVGAMMGAIYPAVKAAQKDPIDALAYE; the protein is encoded by the coding sequence ATGATGAACCGGATGATTGTTTCGAACCTGGTCCACCGGCCGCTGCGGTCGGTGATCAGCATTGTGGCGATTGCCATCGAAGTCACGCTGATTCTGCTGATCGTAGGGCTTTCGGTGGGCATGCTGAACGACAGCCGCAAGCGTACCGCCGGCATTGGTGCGGACGTGATGGTGCAGCCGCCGAATGCGTCGGCCCTGTCCACGTTTAGTACGGCGTCGGTTCCGATCAAGGTGGCGGGAGCATTGGAGAAGTTGCCGCACGTGATTGCGGCAGTGCCGGTGGTCATGTCGACCAACACCAGCGGCAGCATCGAGGTGATTTACGGGATCGATCTGACGGCAGGATCGCCGTATAACTTCGATAACACGGGCCGGCCGTTCCGCTACATTGCCGGCGGACCGTTTCAGGGGCCGAACGACATGCTGGTGGACGACTACTTCGCCAGCGACAAGCACGTAAAAGTCGGCGATCAACTGGAGCTGTTTAACCACAAGTTTCGGGTTTCAGGCATTGTGGAGAACGGCAAAGGCGCACGCAAGTTCCTGCCGATTTCGACCTTGCAGAATTTGATGGGGGTGGAAGGCAAGGCCAGCATGTTCTATCTCCGGCTCGATAATCCGGCCAACGCCGATTTGGTGGTACAGGAGATCAAGAACACCCCCGGCCTGGAGACCTACACGGCACGTTCCCTGCAAGCGTTTCTATCGATGATGACCGTCGAAAAGCTGCCGGGCTTCTCGAACTTCATCAAGGTCGTGGTGGGAATTGCGATGATCATCGGATTCATTGTGATCTTCCAGTCCATGTATACGGCGGTGATGGAGCGGACGCGGGAGATCGGGATTTTGAAGTCTCTCGGCGCGAACAAGGTTTACATCGTGCGGCTGATCCTGAGGGAGACGCTGACGCTCGCAGTTTGTGGGATCGCGCTGGGTATCGGGTTCAGTTACGCGGCAAGGCTGGGCATCCGGGCGAAGTTCCCGCTGATGACGGTGCAGATGACCGCACCGTGGATTGGATACGCCACGCTGATCGCGGTCGTCGGCGCGATGATGGGGGCGATTTATCCGGCGGTAAAAGCCGCCCAGAAGGACCCGATTGACGCGCTGGCGTATGAGTAG
- a CDS encoding energy transducer TonB, with the protein MKRLPGILALLALLATVPAFPQPSANDQSLPFGNILKNKLLILRGFYGSEKLEFDADGRALPDARLGFGPTDGTFHVISIHYPPGKVVLEGDLPLLNYHLDTNSVSYAEGIVKRSVTIDVPDSTDQNAVEHALWSVFYRPGKSITPSCTAEEKADFAAHMRRERERQGKKPKQQAESSGPIPPSGICFPLGEHVLHHVGKTEGVSAPISIHTPDPSFPDNAPKGVFDDTVNVAAIIDESGRVTTMTVVKSLGLSFDQVAVAKIRTWTMQPALMNGKPVAVSVTIEMRFSRH; encoded by the coding sequence GTGAAACGGCTCCCTGGCATCCTCGCCCTCCTCGCGCTTCTTGCAACTGTTCCCGCGTTCCCGCAACCTTCCGCAAACGACCAGTCCCTGCCTTTCGGAAACATACTCAAAAATAAGCTCCTGATCCTCCGCGGTTTTTACGGCTCCGAAAAGCTGGAGTTCGACGCCGATGGCCGCGCCTTACCCGACGCGCGACTCGGATTCGGCCCAACCGATGGCACATTTCACGTCATCTCCATCCATTACCCGCCGGGCAAAGTAGTGCTCGAAGGCGATCTGCCGCTCCTTAACTACCATCTCGACACCAACTCCGTTTCCTACGCCGAAGGCATCGTTAAGCGATCAGTCACAATCGACGTTCCAGACTCCACCGACCAGAACGCGGTCGAACACGCGCTCTGGAGCGTCTTCTATCGCCCGGGAAAATCGATCACGCCCTCGTGCACTGCCGAAGAAAAAGCGGATTTCGCAGCGCATATGCGTCGTGAACGCGAGCGACAGGGCAAGAAACCGAAGCAACAAGCCGAGAGTTCCGGCCCGATTCCGCCAAGTGGAATCTGCTTTCCCCTCGGCGAACATGTCCTTCACCACGTTGGAAAAACTGAGGGAGTTTCAGCGCCGATCTCCATTCACACTCCCGACCCCAGCTTCCCAGACAACGCGCCCAAGGGAGTTTTCGATGACACCGTTAATGTTGCCGCCATCATCGACGAATCTGGAAGGGTCACGACGATGACCGTCGTCAAGAGCCTCGGCCTTAGTTTCGATCAAGTCGCGGTAGCCAAAATACGCACTTGGACAATGCAGCCCGCTCTGATGAATGGAAAGCCCGTCGCCGTTTCGGTCACCATCGAAATGCGCTTCAGCCGACATTGA